The following are encoded together in the Nocardioides thalensis genome:
- a CDS encoding FAD-binding oxidoreductase: MSLPQGIAYDVPVSLADNAVVPGHPAYRSVRSTYLRSGSPGLVLRPRSPAEVADALAFARRHPDVPLGIRSGGHGISGRSTNDGGIVIDVGALDTIEVLDVERRRVRIGPGATWKRVAAALDPYGWALGSGDYGGVGVGGLATAGGIGLLGRQHGLTIDHLRAVELVLADGSQVRATRDEHPDLFWAVRGAGANFGVATAFEFEVDDVPEVGWAKLTLVSADIEETLRRYGELASAAPRDTTVFLVTGQPRQGQSVVQLYAIAASPDADVVVERLRPFAEELGTLVQQEVVLTTYAAVMAEAPDVGPEGHRGHGEPVTRSALLTALTPELAADAARLLRTGQVYFFQLRAMGGAIADVPPDETAFSHRGAAFQVTAMGGDRAVLDALWDGISHHFEGTYLSFETDLRPERLTEAFPPPVLDRLRALKLRYDPHNLFRDNFNIPPATTDSDEEELAS, translated from the coding sequence ATGTCACTCCCCCAGGGCATCGCCTACGACGTGCCCGTCTCGCTCGCCGACAACGCCGTCGTGCCGGGCCATCCCGCCTACCGCAGCGTGAGGTCGACGTACCTCCGGTCCGGGTCGCCCGGACTCGTGCTGCGTCCCCGGTCCCCCGCCGAGGTGGCCGACGCGCTGGCGTTCGCGCGGCGCCACCCCGACGTCCCGCTCGGCATCCGCAGCGGAGGCCACGGCATCAGCGGCCGGTCGACCAACGACGGCGGCATCGTCATCGACGTCGGCGCCCTGGACACGATCGAGGTGCTCGACGTCGAGCGCCGACGGGTCCGGATCGGGCCCGGCGCCACCTGGAAGCGGGTCGCGGCAGCGCTCGACCCCTACGGCTGGGCGCTTGGGTCGGGCGACTACGGCGGCGTGGGCGTCGGCGGGCTCGCCACCGCGGGCGGCATCGGGCTGCTCGGCCGCCAGCACGGCCTGACGATCGACCACCTCCGCGCCGTCGAGCTCGTCCTGGCCGACGGCAGCCAGGTGCGCGCGACGCGCGACGAGCACCCCGACCTGTTCTGGGCCGTCCGCGGCGCGGGTGCCAACTTCGGGGTGGCCACCGCCTTCGAGTTCGAGGTGGACGACGTGCCCGAGGTGGGCTGGGCGAAGCTCACCCTGGTCTCCGCCGACATCGAGGAGACGCTCCGGCGCTACGGCGAGCTGGCGAGCGCGGCTCCGCGGGACACGACGGTGTTCCTCGTGACCGGGCAGCCCCGGCAGGGGCAGTCGGTCGTTCAGCTGTACGCCATCGCCGCCTCCCCCGACGCCGACGTCGTCGTCGAGCGGCTGCGCCCCTTCGCCGAGGAGCTGGGCACGCTGGTTCAGCAGGAGGTGGTGCTGACCACCTACGCGGCGGTGATGGCGGAAGCCCCCGACGTCGGGCCGGAGGGCCATCGCGGCCACGGAGAGCCGGTCACCCGGTCGGCCCTGCTGACCGCGCTGACCCCCGAGCTCGCCGCCGACGCCGCTCGGCTGCTGCGCACCGGCCAGGTCTACTTCTTCCAGCTCCGCGCGATGGGCGGCGCCATCGCCGACGTACCCCCGGACGAGACGGCGTTCTCCCACCGCGGCGCCGCGTTCCAGGTGACGGCGATGGGCGGCGACCGCGCGGTGCTCGACGCGCTCTGGGACGGGATCTCCCACCACTTCGAGGGGACCTACCTGAGCTTCGAGACCGACCTCCGACCCGAACGCCTGACTGAGGCGTTCCCGCCTCCCGTGCTCGACCGCCTGCGCGCTCTCAAGCTGCGCTACGACCCCCACAACCTGTTCCGCGACAACTTCAACATCCCGCCCGCCACCACCGACTCCGACGAGGAGGAGCTCG
- a CDS encoding MarR family transcriptional regulator has product MAERRTRREPEARAEDLGWSLGVLLRGFRESVAPRLDDLPQGARGYEVLCAVVNGDHPSQLALARHLGIDRTVMTYLVDDLVEAGLVERRPNPTDRRQRLVVATRAGEELVATRCAQVAEAEAELLHGLEPAERAQLRRLLDKAAGAAGGVDRAAVCETIADS; this is encoded by the coding sequence GTGGCCGAGCGACGGACGAGACGTGAGCCGGAGGCCCGCGCCGAGGACCTCGGGTGGAGCCTCGGCGTGCTGCTGCGCGGCTTCCGCGAGTCGGTCGCGCCGCGGCTCGACGACCTGCCCCAGGGCGCGCGCGGCTACGAGGTCCTCTGTGCGGTGGTGAACGGCGACCACCCGAGCCAGCTGGCCCTGGCGCGCCACCTCGGCATCGACCGCACCGTGATGACCTATCTCGTCGACGACCTCGTCGAGGCCGGGCTCGTCGAGCGTCGGCCCAACCCCACCGACCGGAGGCAGCGCCTGGTCGTCGCCACCAGAGCAGGGGAGGAGCTGGTGGCGACCCGTTGCGCCCAGGTCGCGGAGGCGGAGGCCGAGCTGCTGCACGGCCTCGAGCCCGCGGAGCGCGCGCAGCTGCGGCGGCTGCTCGACAAGGCGGCGGGAGCGGCGGGCGGCGTCGACCGCGCGGCCGTCTGCGAGACCATCGCCGACAGCTGA
- a CDS encoding oxidoreductase — MTKTVLITGCSSGIGEATARRLADTGWDVWASARRPETLDRLVAAGCRAVRLDVTDEASMTSAVDTVLRESGRLDALVNNAGYSQSGAVESLDVDAVRRQFETNVFGLLRLTQLVLPAMREQRSGRIVNIGSMGGKITFPGGGAYHASKYAVEALSDALRYEVSGFGVRVVLVEPGLITTNFDAAVAAGMPEGEGPYAAFNADVAQATTAAYDGPLARFGGPPEAVAKVIEKALTAKRPKPRYTVTLSAPAAILARRALGDRGWDLAMRAQFPRPS; from the coding sequence ATGACGAAGACCGTGCTGATCACCGGCTGCTCCTCCGGCATCGGCGAGGCGACCGCACGGCGCCTGGCAGACACCGGCTGGGACGTCTGGGCCAGCGCCCGTCGCCCCGAGACCCTGGACCGGCTGGTCGCCGCCGGGTGCCGGGCCGTCCGGCTCGACGTGACCGACGAGGCCTCGATGACGAGCGCCGTCGACACCGTGCTGAGGGAGTCGGGTCGGCTCGACGCGCTGGTCAACAACGCCGGCTACTCGCAGTCGGGCGCGGTCGAGTCCCTCGACGTCGACGCCGTGCGGCGCCAGTTCGAGACCAACGTGTTCGGCCTGCTCCGGCTGACCCAGCTGGTGCTGCCGGCGATGCGGGAGCAGCGGTCCGGCCGGATCGTCAACATCGGCTCCATGGGCGGCAAGATCACCTTCCCGGGCGGCGGCGCCTACCACGCGTCGAAGTACGCCGTGGAGGCCCTCTCCGACGCGCTCCGCTACGAGGTGTCGGGCTTCGGCGTGCGGGTCGTCCTCGTCGAACCGGGCCTGATCACCACCAATTTCGACGCCGCCGTCGCGGCCGGCATGCCGGAGGGGGAGGGGCCGTACGCCGCGTTCAACGCCGACGTCGCGCAGGCGACCACGGCGGCGTACGACGGTCCGCTCGCGCGGTTCGGCGGCCCACCGGAGGCGGTGGCGAAGGTGATCGAGAAGGCGCTCACCGCGAAGCGACCCAAGCCTCGCTACACCGTCACGCTCTCGGCGCCGGCGGCGATCCTCGCGCGCCGGGCGCTCGGCGATCGAGGCTGGGACCTCGCGATGCGGGCGCAGTTCCCGCGCCCGAGCTGA
- a CDS encoding HNH endonuclease signature motif containing protein: MPLAAPVVTEPGACGGEPDAKKWRDPETGQRISHGCPDPDCRHDGRDPRESGARLFDALVEAARRLQATDSLPHAHGTTARITITTSLDALTTRLTGTGHLDTDGLLPSGDRLSATAVRRLACAAEIIPTVLGTPGQILDIGRTTRTVPTPIWNALVLRDRHCAFPGCNRLPIACDAHHIHHWADGGTTALHNLILLCRKHHTAIHRTPWTVTIDDDTGRPVWTPPPPIDTSDRWSFAPARARPPNAA; the protein is encoded by the coding sequence ATGCCGCTGGCCGCTCCCGTGGTCACCGAGCCCGGCGCCTGCGGCGGCGAACCCGACGCCAAGAAGTGGCGCGACCCCGAGACCGGCCAGCGGATCAGCCACGGGTGTCCCGACCCCGACTGCCGCCACGACGGCCGCGATCCCCGCGAGTCCGGCGCCCGCCTCTTCGACGCCCTCGTCGAAGCCGCCCGCCGCCTCCAAGCCACCGACTCACTACCCCACGCCCACGGCACCACCGCCCGGATCACCATCACCACATCGCTCGACGCGTTGACCACCCGCCTCACCGGGACCGGGCACCTCGACACCGACGGGCTCCTCCCCTCCGGCGACCGGCTCTCCGCCACTGCGGTACGACGCTTGGCCTGCGCCGCCGAGATCATCCCCACCGTCCTCGGCACCCCCGGGCAGATCCTCGACATCGGCCGCACCACCCGCACCGTCCCCACCCCGATCTGGAACGCCCTCGTGCTCCGCGACCGACACTGCGCCTTCCCCGGCTGCAACCGCCTCCCCATCGCCTGCGACGCCCACCACATCCACCACTGGGCCGACGGCGGCACCACCGCCCTGCACAACCTCATCCTGCTCTGCCGCAAACACCACACCGCCATCCACCGCACCCCCTGGACCGTCACCATCGACGACGACACCGGCAGACCCGTGTGGACACCACCACCACCCATCGACACCAGCGACCGATGGTCCTTCGCACCCGCCCGAGCCAGACCACCGAACGCGGCCTGA